One Proteinivorax tanatarense DNA segment encodes these proteins:
- a CDS encoding glycerophosphodiester phosphodiesterase family protein — protein MKIKVLKIVGVATLAILLVLTVFWFSLPLISQQRLGKELSQDLGVPSPAIIAHRGASHLAPESTAPAYKLARDIGADYLEADLQRTKDGVIVVFHDEALKRTSDIETVFPEKAEQPLSEFTYKELKQLDTGGWFNEKFPDQARDSYVGLNILTLDELIDIAESGNNNPGLYLETKFADKYPGIEKDIIEILERRGWIDGKPKFSDPERKVNDKLGVATVNVMERDSRLIFQSFYSHSIEEFNSLAPSVLRVTLISKDIEEKYGWENIIEETVATSDGIGPVGNLALPWRVNKVHKKGLIVHAYTINSPFQMRILHRSGVDGIFTDRPELALEVYDRTNQIELDKIFHNIGY, from the coding sequence TTGAAAATAAAAGTTTTGAAAATAGTTGGAGTGGCAACTTTAGCGATTCTACTGGTGCTAACAGTTTTTTGGTTTTCACTGCCCCTAATAAGTCAGCAGCGTTTGGGTAAAGAGTTATCACAGGATTTGGGAGTGCCATCCCCTGCTATAATTGCCCATAGAGGAGCTTCTCATTTGGCTCCAGAATCTACAGCTCCTGCTTATAAGCTGGCCAGGGATATAGGAGCTGACTATTTAGAAGCGGATTTACAACGAACAAAAGATGGGGTTATTGTTGTTTTTCATGATGAAGCATTGAAAAGAACAAGCGACATCGAAACTGTATTTCCAGAAAAGGCTGAGCAACCTCTAAGTGAGTTTACCTATAAGGAGTTAAAACAACTAGATACAGGAGGTTGGTTTAATGAAAAATTCCCTGATCAAGCTAGAGACTCCTATGTGGGTTTAAATATTTTGACTTTAGATGAGCTTATTGACATCGCGGAATCAGGAAATAATAATCCAGGATTATATCTTGAAACAAAATTTGCAGATAAATATCCTGGGATAGAAAAAGATATAATAGAGATATTAGAAAGACGAGGCTGGATTGATGGGAAACCTAAGTTTTCAGATCCTGAAAGAAAGGTTAATGATAAGTTAGGTGTTGCTACAGTAAATGTTATGGAACGAGATTCAAGACTTATATTTCAATCCTTTTATTCGCACAGCATTGAAGAATTTAATAGCTTGGCCCCTTCAGTTCTGAGGGTTACGTTAATAAGTAAAGATATAGAAGAAAAATATGGCTGGGAAAACATTATAGAAGAAACGGTTGCAACATCTGATGGCATAGGACCAGTAGGTAATTTAGCATTACCCTGGCGCGTCAATAAAGTGCATAAAAAGGGCTTGATTGTTCACGCTTATACAATAAACTCACCATTTCAAATGAGAATACTTCATAGGTCTGGTG